The genomic interval CCAGGATGGTGGCCATGAGGAAGTGGAAGCGGCTCCTTCCCCTTGCCCAGCCCAGGAAGGATCCCGAGCTCACCGGCTCGTCCAGCACGTCAAGGATCGCCTCCCGTAAGTCCTCAAGGGTTGGGAAGTAAGATGGGTTCAGGGCATCAAGCTTCTCCGCGGAAATCTGGTCTCCCACGCTTTGGCCTACCCAGGCGGAAAGGTCGTTGTGGTATAGCTGTTCCGCCCTGGGCCTCATGAGGTAACCGTAGAAGTGATAGCTCAGGGAGTGGGACGGCACCGTCTCCACGCCGTCCCGGAGCTCCTTAAGGCTCTGAGCGCTTCGGCCCGCGCTTTGTACTATCATGGAGCAGCTTTTGATCGAGAACTCGGTGAAGCTTGGCAAGAAAGCCACCTCCTTCCGAAGATCTCCAGGTTTTACCGCCCTTTAGGGCCTTCGTCACTTGCCTATGCAGAAGTTGGAGAACACGCTGTCCAGCAGTTCCTCGGTGGTGTCCCTTCCCATGGCGGACCCCATGTGGAGCCTTGCCTTTGAGGCCAGGTGCGTCATGGCGTCCAGGTAGGAGGCCTTGGCGGCCTCTTCAAGGCACATAGCCGACATCTTGAGGCCCTCCACCTGATGCCGGAAGAGGCTCACCGCCCCCTCCAGGGAGCTTCCGGAGAGGAAGGTCTCCACCACTCGGTCCTTCAGCTCCTCCACCCCGTCGCCGTTGAGGGCGGATATTTCGAAGTAGGGCACGTCTTCCATGCGGTCCAGCAGCTCCCGCCACTCCCGCAGGGTGCCTTTATCGCTTTTGTTGAGCGCCGCCAGGGCGGGTTTCTCCAGTAAGGCCAACAGCTTAAGGTCGTCGTCGGAGGGGGGGGTTGACCCGTCAAGCACTAGTATTCTGATCTCTGAGGACAGCATGGCTTCCTTGGCCCTTTGGATCCCCAACATCTCCACCGGGTCGTTGGAGTCCCTTATGCCTGCGGTGTCCACCAGTTTGAGGGGGACCCCCCGGTGGATCACCGCCGCCTCCACCAGGTCCCTTGTGGTGCCCGGTATGGGGGTTACGATGGCCTTGGCTTCCCGCACCAGCCTGTTGAGCAGCGAGGACTTGCCAACGTTTGGTCGCCCCACCAGGGCCGCCCGTATGCCGCAGCTTAAGGCCATGCCGGCCTCCCCCCTTAAGGCCAGGTCCCGGAGGTCTTGGGCCAGACTGAGGAGCTCGGTCCGCAGAAGTTCCACGTCCAGGTCCGGCAGTTCCTCCTCTGGGTAGTCCAATGCCGCCTCGGGAAGGGAGGTTATGGATATGAGGCGGCTCAGCAGCTCATCCATCTCCCGCCTTGTAGCTCCGGTGAGGGACCTTGAGGCGGCCCTTAAGGCCTCGTCGCTGTATCCCCTTATCATGCCCAGCACGCCGCTGGCGGCGGTGAGGTCCATCCTGCCGTTTTGGACCGCCCGTCTGGTGAACTCCCCCGGCTCCGCGAGCCTTGCCCCGGCGGCTATGAGGGCGCTCAGGCACCGTTGGACCACCATCATGCCCCCGTGGCAGTGAACCTCCGCCGCGTCCTCCCCGGTGTAGCTCCTGGGGGCCTCGAAGCGCACCGCCAGGACCTCGTCCAGGACCCCTCCTTCGGATACCAGGTGTCCGTGCCGCATGGTCCAAGGGGGGGTGGAGCAGAGGGGGGAGCGCCCCCTGAAGACCTTATCCACCACCTGGGCGCTCCCCCTGCCGGA from Thermanaerothrix sp. carries:
- a CDS encoding DUF5752 family protein codes for the protein MPSFTEFSIKSCSMIVQSAGRSAQSLKELRDGVETVPSHSLSYHFYGYLMRPRAEQLYHNDLSAWVGQSVGDQISAEKLDALNPSYFPTLEDLREAILDVLDEPVSSGSFLGWARGRSRFHFLMATILVFQTGLFAKDPLELAEKLSQCPPASAFYHFVDARLRTGCGDDFSLWLLSSGIPQEEVSGLMSIDPYLMSLQALKNRIVEELTLIGGRCRP
- the mnmE gene encoding tRNA uridine-5-carboxymethylaminomethyl(34) synthesis GTPase MnmE, which produces MTHTPHEDVIAAVSTPWGEGGIGVIRLSGRGSAQVVDKVFRGRSPLCSTPPWTMRHGHLVSEGGVLDEVLAVRFEAPRSYTGEDAAEVHCHGGMMVVQRCLSALIAAGARLAEPGEFTRRAVQNGRMDLTAASGVLGMIRGYSDEALRAASRSLTGATRREMDELLSRLISITSLPEAALDYPEEELPDLDVELLRTELLSLAQDLRDLALRGEAGMALSCGIRAALVGRPNVGKSSLLNRLVREAKAIVTPIPGTTRDLVEAAVIHRGVPLKLVDTAGIRDSNDPVEMLGIQRAKEAMLSSEIRILVLDGSTPPSDDDLKLLALLEKPALAALNKSDKGTLREWRELLDRMEDVPYFEISALNGDGVEELKDRVVETFLSGSSLEGAVSLFRHQVEGLKMSAMCLEEAAKASYLDAMTHLASKARLHMGSAMGRDTTEELLDSVFSNFCIGK